The following are from one region of the Jatrophihabitans telluris genome:
- a CDS encoding acyltransferase family protein, which produces MTEPVINVRQVVAPLIADAGAVVLVEPVRRERARWMDVLRGSAIILVVLWHSAAILRLDDYVVPDWLIRFNELFASYRMPVLMFLSGTLLARSLSKPLPVYAVGKARRILWPFLLWGLLNYAIHSHAVPIYEKVNWTTPYLWFLLYLLIFYAFAPLLRLLPTTLIVLVTFLVTEVPGLTEDERRFYFLAGFFFLGRLLSERRPLFERIISGRWVWGLAGVVIPFSIVFALVGPWRYYAVLAPFSVAGLLLFIKIARLPMVEQRTGALQFVGRDSIVYYCSHFPILTAVIYLAGKANLAVGLIVPIGFVLALGVGTLLAVGARSALLSWPFVAPFGAHATPRLAILDHPLLTHRSTRPALAIVQFGVSALALTVMIAFGARFL; this is translated from the coding sequence GTGACCGAGCCCGTGATCAACGTGCGCCAGGTAGTGGCACCGCTCATCGCGGACGCTGGCGCTGTCGTCCTGGTCGAGCCGGTTCGACGCGAGCGAGCGCGCTGGATGGACGTCCTGAGAGGTTCGGCCATCATCCTCGTCGTGCTGTGGCATTCGGCCGCCATCCTGCGGCTGGATGACTACGTCGTTCCCGATTGGCTGATCCGCTTCAACGAACTGTTCGCCTCGTACCGCATGCCCGTCCTGATGTTTCTGTCCGGGACGCTACTGGCTCGCTCGCTGTCCAAGCCGCTGCCGGTCTACGCCGTCGGCAAAGCGCGACGCATCCTCTGGCCCTTCCTGCTCTGGGGACTGCTGAACTACGCCATCCACTCCCACGCCGTCCCGATCTACGAAAAGGTCAACTGGACGACCCCCTACCTCTGGTTCCTGCTCTACCTGTTGATCTTCTACGCCTTCGCCCCGCTCCTGCGCCTGCTGCCCACGACGCTCATCGTGCTCGTCACGTTCCTGGTCACCGAGGTGCCCGGTCTCACCGAGGATGAACGCCGGTTCTACTTCCTGGCCGGGTTCTTCTTCCTCGGGCGGTTGCTCAGCGAGCGACGGCCGTTGTTCGAGCGGATCATCTCGGGACGGTGGGTGTGGGGACTGGCCGGCGTGGTCATCCCGTTCAGCATCGTGTTCGCCCTGGTCGGTCCCTGGCGCTATTACGCCGTCCTCGCACCGTTCTCCGTTGCCGGTCTCCTGCTGTTCATCAAGATCGCGCGATTGCCGATGGTCGAACAGCGCACCGGTGCGCTGCAGTTCGTCGGCCGTGACTCGATCGTCTACTACTGCTCCCACTTCCCGATCCTCACCGCAGTGATCTACCTTGCCGGAAAGGCGAATCTGGCGGTCGGTCTGATCGTCCCGATCGGCTTCGTGCTCGCTCTGGGCGTCGGCACCCTGCTCGCGGTCGGCGCTCGCAGTGCCCTGCTGTCGTGGCCGTTCGTGGCACCGTTCGGCGCGCACGCCACGCCGCGACTGGCCATCCTCGACCATCCACTTCTCACCCATCGCAGCACCAGGCCCGCGCTCGCGATCGTCCAATTCGGTGTTTCGGCACTGGCCCTGACCGTCATGATCGCCTTCGGGGCCCGGTTCCTGTAG